GGGAGCTCAACCCGTTGCTGTGGCGCGTCGCCCGCGCCCAGGGTCTGACCGCCGAGGAGGCCGCCGACGTCGTGCAGACGACCTGGCTGGAGCTGGTACGCGGACTGCACGCCATCCGGTCCTCGACGTCGCTCGCCGCGTGGCTGGTGACCACCACCCGCCGGGAAGCCTGGCGGGTGCGCGGGCTCGCGCAGCGGCAGGCCCCGCACCCCGCGGCGGACCTCGAATCCTCGCCCGACCCGGATCCCGGCCCGGTCGACGTGCTGCTGTCCGAGGAACGTGACCGGGCGCTGTGGCGGCACGTCGCGCGACTGCCGGAGCGGTGCCGGACGCTGCTGCGGATCGTCGCCCACGTCGATCGTCCCGACTACGCGGCGGTGGCCCAGGCGCTGGGCATGCCACGCGGCAGCATCGGACCGACCCGTGGCCGGTGCCTGGCGAAGCTGCGGGAGTTGCTGGCCGCCGACTCGACGTGGAGCCCCACATGACCGCCCCGCACTCCGCCGACCAGCCGCTCGACGACCTGGACCAGGCGATCCTGGACCAGTTGGCCGCGGTGCTCACCCGACTGGATCCGCCGCCCGCCGATCTCGACGACCGGGTGCGCCTCGTGCTGGACCTCGACGACGTCGACCGGGAGGTCGCCCGGCTGCGCGACGAGCACCTCGTCGGCACGGTCCGGGGCACCGAACGGAGCCGTACCCTGACGTTCGACTCGGAGAGCCGGACCGTGATGATCACGATCGTGGACCGGCCCGACGGCCTCGTACGGGTCGACGGCTGGCTCGCGCCCGGCGCCGCCGTGCGCGTCGAACTGCGGCACCCGGCTCCCGACCCGGCCCAGACCGTGGAGTCCGACGCGGAGGGGCGGTTCGTGCTGGACGGCGTGCCGCACGGCTTGGCGCAGCTCGTCGTGCACCCGGCGCCGGGCGAACACACGCCGCAGGTGGTCACGCCGGCCCTCGCCCTGTGACGTGGAGCCGGCCGTGCTCGCCCGCCGGGCAGCCCGCTGGCACGCGGCGGGCGTGGCTTCGAGCGACGCCGGCCAGCCGGGTCGGGCCGCCCGGGAACTGCGGGCGGGCCTGCGGTTGGCCAGGCACAACCCGGCCCTGCGCGAGGTCCACGTCCGGCTGCTGATCAGTCTCGCCTGGGCCGAGTCCGAACGGGGTCGGGTGGAGCTGGGCTTCCGGTTGCTCGACGAGGCCGAGGCGCTCGTGGCCGCGCCGCAGTGGCCGATCCTGCTCGGCCAGCGAGCCCTCCTGCTCAAGCGCAGCGGTCGCAACGCGGAGGCGTTGCGTCAGTACGACGCGGCCGTCGGCCTGTTGAACGACATGGCGCATCCGTCCGACCTGGTCAAGGCGCTCAACAACCGCAGCCTCGTGCACCTGGAGGCGGGCCACGTCCGGCTGGCCCGGGCCGACCTGCGACGTTGCGTCGAGATCGCCGCACGACACGGGTTCACCCTGCATGTGGCGATGGCGCGGACGAACCTGGGTTGTCTCGACGTGATCGCCGGTGACCTGCCCTCCGCGTTGCGCGCGTTCACCCTGTCCGACGCCGACTACCGGTCGCTCGCGCCGGGCCGGCTCGCGAACCTGGCCGTGGAACGGGCCCGCGCACTTGTCGCGGCCGGGCTCTACCGGGAGGCGGACCGGCAACTGGCTGATGCGGTGCAGCGGGCGACGCAGCAGCAGCTCGGACACACGTACGCCGATGCGCTCCAGGTCCGCGCGGAGGCGGCCCTGCTCGCCGGCGAGCCGATCGCTGCCGCCCGGTGGGCGTCGCGAGCCCGGGCCGCGTTCCTCGGCCGGGCCAACGTCCGCCGGGCCGCTCTCGCCGCGCTGCTCGAGCTGCGCGCCGACCAGGCGGCCGGCGCGGTCGACCAGGAGACGGTGTTACGGCGAGCCGGGGCGCTGGCCGGGCGGTTGACCCGGCTCGGGCTGACGGAGGACGCCCGGGTCGCCCACCTGGTCAAGATCCGGGCGTTGGTGTCCGCGGGACGACCGCGGCGGGCTGCGGAGCAGATCGGGCGACAGGCCGGACCACGGCGGACCGACCGGCTCGACACGCGCCTGCTCTGGCACCTGACCCGGGCGGAGGTGGCGGCCTCCGCCGGCCGGGCCGGTGAGGCTCGGCGGAGCCTGCTGGCCGGAGTGACCGCGCTGCACCGGTACCGCGCCCGGTTCGGCTGCGCCGATCTTCAGACGGGGGCCGCGGTGCACGGCCGCGACCTGGCCCGGGCCGGGCTTGCCGCGGCGTTGTCCGGTGGCTCGGCCAACGCCGTCTACCGGTGGTCCGAGCGCGTTCGGGCTCAGGCGCTGCTGCTGCCGCCGGTACGACCCCCCGATGACCCGATCGCCGCCGAGGCCCTGGAGGAACTGCGCCAGTTGCGGCACAGCCTCCGTGAGGCCGAACTCGCCGGCCGCCCGACGCGGAGCTTCCGCAGCCGGTCGGAGGAGCTCCAGCGGGTGATCCGGGAGCGGGCCTGGGCGACCCCGGGCCCTCGGGACGCGGTGCCCTCGGCGCCGGCGCCGCTTGCCGCCGTGACGGCGGAGCTGGCCGGCGCGGCGCTCGTGCTGTACGTGAACGCCGGGGACATCCTGCACGCGCTCGTGGTCACCGACCGGGCGGCCACGGTGGTGGCGCTCGGCCGGCGCGCCACGGCCGAGGAGGCGGTCCGGCGGTTGCGCGCCGACCTCGACGCGCAGGCGGGCCGCGCCATGCCCGGACGGCTGGCCGCGGTGGTCCGCGCCGCAACTCGACGGGATGCCGACCTGGTGGGCGCGACGGTGCTCGACCCGGTTCTTCCCCTGGTCGGCGATCGGGAACTGGTGGTGGTTCCGACCGGGATGCTGCTGACCACGCCGTGGCACACACTGCCGGCGTGCGCGTCCCGGCCGGTCACGGTGGCGCCGTCGGTCGCGGTCTGGTTGGCCGCCCGGCGTCGCCTGCACGCCGGCGCCCCCACCGGCGGCGCGGTGGTGGTGTCGGGTCCGGGTATCCACCGGGGTGAGGCGGAGGCCCGGGCCGTGGCATCGCTGCATCCGGGCGCGGTGGTGCTGACC
The genomic region above belongs to Micromonospora sp. WMMD1128 and contains:
- a CDS encoding sigma-70 family RNA polymerase sigma factor; the protein is MSTVSGSPVDRATRLGECLDRARAGDRGALDEVVRELNPLLWRVARAQGLTAEEAADVVQTTWLELVRGLHAIRSSTSLAAWLVTTTRREAWRVRGLAQRQAPHPAADLESSPDPDPGPVDVLLSEERDRALWRHVARLPERCRTLLRIVAHVDRPDYAAVAQALGMPRGSIGPTRGRCLAKLRELLAADSTWSPT
- a CDS encoding CHAT domain-containing protein, with protein sequence MASSDAGQPGRAARELRAGLRLARHNPALREVHVRLLISLAWAESERGRVELGFRLLDEAEALVAAPQWPILLGQRALLLKRSGRNAEALRQYDAAVGLLNDMAHPSDLVKALNNRSLVHLEAGHVRLARADLRRCVEIAARHGFTLHVAMARTNLGCLDVIAGDLPSALRAFTLSDADYRSLAPGRLANLAVERARALVAAGLYREADRQLADAVQRATQQQLGHTYADALQVRAEAALLAGEPIAAARWASRARAAFLGRANVRRAALAALLELRADQAAGAVDQETVLRRAGALAGRLTRLGLTEDARVAHLVKIRALVSAGRPRRAAEQIGRQAGPRRTDRLDTRLLWHLTRAEVAASAGRAGEARRSLLAGVTALHRYRARFGCADLQTGAAVHGRDLARAGLAAALSGGSANAVYRWSERVRAQALLLPPVRPPDDPIAAEALEELRQLRHSLREAELAGRPTRSFRSRSEELQRVIRERAWATPGPRDAVPSAPAPLAAVTAELAGAALVLYVNAGDILHALVVTDRAATVVALGRRATAEEAVRRLRADLDAQAGRAMPGRLAAVVRAATRRDADLVGATVLDPVLPLVGDRELVVVPTGMLLTTPWHTLPACASRPVTVAPSVAVWLAARRRLHAGAPTGGAVVVSGPGIHRGEAEARAVASLHPGAVVLTGAEATPAAALIALAGARVAHVAAHGQHQTENPLFSTLELTGGPLMGYDVQGLRVAPRTVVLSCCDLGLTDVRHGDEALGMPTALLAAGTATVVASVARVGDEAATEAMVAYHRAVGAGRSPAAALAEAATGDQPSAFVCFGAG